The following proteins are encoded in a genomic region of Zea mays cultivar B73 chromosome 9, Zm-B73-REFERENCE-NAM-5.0, whole genome shotgun sequence:
- the LOC100280240 gene encoding PseuodARR-B transcription factor, with amino-acid sequence MGSACQAGTDGPSRKDVLGIGNAALENGHHQAEADADEWREKEEDLANNGHSAPPPGMQQVDEHKEEQRQSIHWERFLPVKTLRVLLVENDDSTRQVVSALLRKCCYEVIPAENGLHAWRYLEDLQNNIDLVLTEVFMPCLSGIGLLSKITSHKICKDIPVIMMSTNDSMSMVFKCLSKGAVDFLVKPLRKNELKNLWQHVWRRCHSSSGSESGIQTQKCAKLNTGDEYENGSDSNHDDEENDDGDDDDFSVGLNARDGSDNGSGTQSSWTKRAVEIDSPQPISPDQLVDPPDSTCAQVIHPRSEICSNKWLPTANKRNVKKQKENKDESMGRYLGIGAPRNSSAEYQSSLNDVSVNPIEKGHENHMSKCKSKKETMAEDDCTNMPSATNAETADLISSIARNTEGQQAVQAVDAPDGPSKMANGNDKNHDSHIEVTPHELGLKRSRTNGATAEIHDERNILKRSDQSAFTRYHTSVASNQGGARYGESSSPQDNSSEAMKTDSTCKMKSNSDAAPIKQGSNGSSNNDVGSSTKNVAARPSGDRERVASPLAIKSTQHASAFHTIQNQTSPANLIGEDKADEGISNTVKMSHPTEVPQGCVQHHHHVHYYLHVMTQKQPSTDRGSSDVHCGSSNVFDPPVEGHAANYSVNGGVSVGHNGCNGQNGSSAVPNIARPNIESINGTMSQNIAGGGIVSGSGSGNDMYQNRFLQREAALNKFRLKRKDRNFGKKVRYQSRKRLAEQRPRVRGQFVRQSEQEDQTAQGSER; translated from the exons ATGGGCAGTGCTTGCCAAGCTGGCACAGACGGGCCTTCCCGCAAGGATGTGTTAGGGATAGGGAATGCCGCCTTAGAGAATGGCCACCATCAGGCTGAAGCTGACGCAGATGAATGGAGGGAAAAGGAAGAGGACTTGGCCAACAACGGGCACAGTGCGCCACCGCCAGGCATGCAGCAGGTGGATGAGCATAAGGAGGAACAAAGACAAAGCATTCACTGGGAGAGGTTCCTACCTGTGAAGACACTGAGAGTCTTGCTGGTGGAGAATGATGACTCTACTCGTCAGGTGGTCAGTGCCCTGCTCCGTAAGTGCTGCTATGAAG TTATTCCTGCTGAAAATGGTTTGCATGCATGGCGATATCTTGAAGATCTGCAGAACAACATCGACCTTGTATTGACTGAGGTTTTCATGCCTTGTCTATCTGGTATCGGTCTGCTTAGCAAAATCACAAGTCACAAAATTTGCAAAGACATTCCTGTGATTA TGATGTCTACGAATGATTCTATGAGTATGGTGTTTAAGTGTTTGTCGAAGGGAGCAGTTGATTTCTTGGTAAAACCACTACGTAAGAATGAGCTTAAGAACCTTTGGCAGCATGTTTGGAGGCGATGCCACAGT TCCAGTGGAAGTGAAAGTGGCATCCAGACACAGAAGTGTGCCAAACTAAATACTGGCGACGAGTATGAGAACGGCAGTGACAGCAATCatgatgatgaagaaaatgatgaCGGCGACGATGACGACTTCAGTGTTGGACTCAATGCTAGGGATGGAAGTGACAATGGCAGTGGTACTCAA AGCTCATGGACAAAGCGTGCTGTGGAGATTGACAGCCCACAACCTATATCTCCCGATCAACTAGTTGATCCACCTGATAGTACATGTGCACAAGTAATTCACCCTAGATCAGAGATATGCAGTAACAAGTGGTTACCGACAGCAAACAAAAGGAATGTCAAGAAACAGAAGGAGAATAAAG ATGAATCTATGGGAAGATACTTAGGAATAGGTGCTCCTAGGAACTCAAGTGCAGAATATCAATCATCTCTCAATGATGTATCTGTTAATCCAATAGAAAAAGGACATGAGAATCACATGTCCAAATGCAAATCTAAAAAGGAAACAATGGCAGAAGATGATTGTACAAACATGCCTAGTGCAACAAATGCTGAAACTGCTGATTTGATTAGCTCAATAGCCAGAAACACAGAAGGCCAACAAGCAGTACAAGCCGTTGACGCACCAGATGGCCCTTCCAAAATGGCTAATGGAAATGATAAGAATCATGATTCTCATATCGAAGTGACACCCCATGAGTTGGGTTTGAAGAGATCGAGAACAAATGGAGCTACAGCGGAAATCCATGATGAGCGAAATATTCTGAAAAGATCAGATCAGTCAGCCTTCACCAG GTACCATACATCTGTGGCTTCCAATCAAGGTGGAGCAAGATATGGGGAAAGCTCTTCACCACAAGATAACAGTTCTGAGGCCATGAAAACGGACTCTACATGCAAGATGAAGTCAAATTCAGATGCTGCTCCAATAAAGCAGGGCTCCAATGGCAGTAGCAATAACGATGTGGGATCCAGTACAAAGAATGTTGCTGCAAGGCCTTCGGGTGACAGGGAGAGAGTAGCGTCACCATTAGCCATCAAATCTACCCAGCATGCCTCAGCATTTCATACTATACAGAATCAAACGTCACCAGCTAATCTGATTGGGGAAGACAAAGCTGATGAAGGAATTTCCAATACAGTGAAAATGAGCCACCCAACAGAGGTTCCACAAGGCTGCGTCCAGCATCATCATCATGTGCATTATTACCTCCATGTTATGACACAGAAACAGCCATCAACAGACCGTGGATCATCAGATGTTCACTGTGGTTCGTCAAATGTGTTTGATCCTCCTGTTGAAGGACATGCTGCAAACTACAGTGTGAATGGGGGTGTCTCAGTTGGTCATAATGGGTGCAATGGGCAGAATGGAAGTAGCGCTGTCCCCAATATTGCAAGACCAAACATAGAGAGTATTAATGGTACCATGAGCCAAAATATTGCCGGAGGTGGCATTGTAAGTGGGAGTGGGAGTGGCAATGACATGTATCAGAATCGGTTCCTGCAACGAGAAGCTGCATTGAACAAATTCAGACTGAAGCGGAAAGATCGGAACTTTGGTAAAAAG GTTCGCTACCAAAGCAGGAAGAGGCTTGCTGAGCAGCGGCCACGGGTCCGAGGACAGTTTGTGCGACAATCTGAGCAAGAAGATCAAACAGCGCAAGGTTCAGAAAGATGA